One window of Halopseudomonas maritima genomic DNA carries:
- the ilvC gene encoding ketol-acid reductoisomerase: MQVYYDKDCDLSIIQGKKVAIIGYGSQGHAHACNLKDSGVDVTVGLRPGSSSIAKAEAHGLKVSDVPAAVAAADVVMILTPDEFQSQLYKSEIEPNLKQGATLAFAHGFAIHYNQIVPRADLDVIMIAPKAPGHTVRSEFVKGGGIPDLIAIFQDASGNAKNVALSYASGVGGGRTGIIETTFKDETETDLFGEQAVLCGGAVELVKAGFETLTEAGYAPEMAYFECLHELKLIVDLMYEGGIANMNYSISNNAEYGEYVTGPEVINDESRAAMRNALKRIQSGEYAKMFIAEGAHNYPSMTAARRNNAAHPIEQVGEKLRGMMPWIASNKIVDKSKN; the protein is encoded by the coding sequence ATGCAAGTCTATTACGATAAAGATTGTGATCTGAGCATCATCCAGGGCAAGAAAGTTGCCATCATCGGTTACGGCTCGCAGGGCCACGCGCACGCCTGCAACCTGAAAGACTCCGGTGTTGACGTGACCGTCGGTCTGCGTCCTGGTTCCAGCTCCATCGCCAAGGCTGAAGCACATGGTCTGAAAGTCAGCGATGTACCGGCCGCTGTAGCAGCTGCCGACGTGGTCATGATCCTGACCCCGGACGAGTTCCAGTCTCAACTGTACAAGAGCGAAATCGAGCCGAACCTGAAGCAGGGCGCTACCCTGGCTTTTGCTCACGGTTTTGCTATCCACTACAACCAGATCGTGCCGCGCGCTGACCTGGACGTCATCATGATTGCTCCCAAGGCACCGGGCCACACCGTGCGCTCCGAGTTCGTTAAGGGCGGCGGCATCCCCGACCTGATCGCGATCTTCCAGGACGCGTCCGGCAACGCCAAGAACGTAGCCCTGTCCTACGCCAGTGGTGTGGGCGGCGGTCGTACCGGCATCATCGAAACCACCTTCAAGGACGAGACTGAAACCGACCTGTTCGGCGAGCAGGCTGTTCTGTGTGGTGGTGCGGTTGAACTGGTCAAGGCCGGCTTCGAAACCCTGACCGAAGCGGGTTACGCACCGGAAATGGCCTACTTCGAGTGTCTGCACGAGCTGAAGCTGATCGTCGACCTGATGTACGAAGGCGGCATCGCCAACATGAACTACTCCATCTCCAACAACGCCGAGTACGGTGAGTACGTGACTGGCCCCGAAGTCATCAACGATGAGTCTCGCGCGGCGATGCGCAACGCACTCAAGCGCATTCAGAGCGGCGAATACGCCAAGATGTTCATCGCTGAAGGCGCTCACAACTACCCGTCCATGACCGCTGCCCGTCGTAACAACGCCGCGCACCCGATCGAGCAGGTAGGTGAGAAGCTGCGCGGCATGATGCCGTGGATTGCTTCCAACAAGATCGTCGACAAGTCCAAGAACTGA